The Humulus lupulus chromosome 3, drHumLupu1.1, whole genome shotgun sequence genome window below encodes:
- the LOC133824227 gene encoding uncharacterized mitochondrial protein AtMg00810-like: MEIARSKRGIYVSQRKYTLDLLEETGMLDCKASKTPIELGNKDRMLKGEPIDKGRYQQLVGKLIYLSHTRPNIAFAGTPGKGLILKKTVERKVEVFTDADWVGSIDDRKSTLGYCTLLWGNLVT; this comes from the exons ATGGAAATTGCTAGAAGCAAAAGAGGTATTTATGTCTCACAAAGAAAATACACTCTTGATCTTCTCGAAGAAACTGGAATGCTTGATTGTAAGGCTAGCAAAACTCCAATAGAACTCGGCAACAAAGACAGAATGCTTAAAGGAGAACCAATTGACAAAGGAAGATATCAACAGCTAGTTGGAAAACTCATTTATCTCTCACATACTAGACCAAACATTGCTTTTGCA GGAACTCCAGGCAAAGGGTTGATTTTAAAGAAAACTGTTGAAAGAAAAGTCGAAGTATTCACTGATGCAGATTGGGTCGGATCGATTGATGACAGAAAATCTACATTAGGATATTGCACTTTACTATGGGGCAACTTGGTAACATGA